In Castanea sativa cultivar Marrone di Chiusa Pesio chromosome 6, ASM4071231v1, a single window of DNA contains:
- the LOC142640890 gene encoding putative E3 ubiquitin-protein ligase ZFP1, which translates to MGHRSMLADQQGQNYLHSEPCIVLGANENFGQPNIRTMVSSSGNTTNLDVQYIGEHYDNAMIYGITQYNGIQHHHNLDLGVAPASNFYYSYMTPSSSGGALPVPRSHGASGQLPSASNYGVIGVSADELGRNIHFMDDGRGPFKRKYAEGIAGSFQHNNASSGSSSSVAPSNIRHPDGVAVMDAASFALPQYRGVATTSLMEIGTQSSLRNRPGATGMDSLLVNDHNHLIQGNYMGQHFQPAGSTLWLDQQLSSNSGDGGTSAWNQAPAMPYMHGSNVNGGSMEARSMGVQRYHETASNRSSPSFQHPPPINHRHHSHHHPSPPMQAVRSPNINFHPQVTAPSYRVSTNSSRSTPTPAQNSFEMGHRHPGSAAPTGLRIYRPHRGVAPEATLRHRNLPQLRVLQADETAILEMPEFYQMGNLIDHHREMRLDIEHFSYEELLALGERIGNVSVGLSEETITRQLKTKTYLLSSPNINLEEAASADQEADSCIICQDDYKSQEKIGILDCGHEYHANCLQKWLLVKNVCPICKSEALTTGGKHV; encoded by the exons ATGGGGCATAGAAGTATGTTAGCGGATCAACAAGGCCAGAATTATCTCCATTCTGAGCCCTGTATTGTTTTGGGTGCCAATGAAAACTTTGGACAACCTAATATCCGAACTATGGTATCATCTTCAGGGAACACAACTAATCTTGATGTCCAATATATAGGAGAGCACTATGACAATGCTATGATCTATGGGATTACACAGTACAATGGAATTCAGCATCATCATAATCTTGACTTAGGCGTTGCACCTGcatccaacttttattattCTTACATGACACCTTCCTCTAGTGGTGGGGCATTACCTGTGCCCCGAAGTCATGGGGCCTCTGGTCAGTTGCCATCTGCCAGCAATTATGGAGTCATTGGAGTTTCTGCAGATGAGCTTGGAAGGAACATTCACTTTATGGATGATGGCAGGGGTCCATTTAAGAGAAAATATGCCGAAGGAATTGCAGGGAGTTTCCAACATAATAATGCCTCATCTGGTTCTAGTTCTTCAGTCGCCCCCTCGAATATAAGGCATCCTGATGGGGTTGCTGTGATGGATGCCGCATCTTTTGCCCTGCCTCAGTACAGAGGGGTTGCTACTACATCACTCATGGAAATAGGAACCCAGAGTAGTTTGAGGAACAGACCAGGTGCTACTGGGATGGATTCTCTTTTGGTGAATGACCATAATCATTTGATTCAAGGAAATTATATGGGTCAACATTTTCAGCCAGCTGGTAGTACGCTCTGGTTGGACCAACAGTTGAGCAGTAATTCTGGTGATGGAGGTACTTCAGCCTGGAACCAGGCTCCTGCAATGCCTTATATGCATG GGAGCAATGTCAATGGAGGTTCTATGGAGGCTCGGAGCATGGGTGTGCAGAGATATCATGAGACAGCTAGCAACAGGAGTTCCCCTAGTTTCCAGCATCCTCCTCCCATTAACCACCGGCACCACAGTCATCATCATCCAAGCCCACCAATGCAAGCAGTGAGAAGCCCAAATATAAACTTTCATCCCCAAGTAACTGCACCTTCATATAGAGTTTCCACAAATTCTTCACGCAGCACTCCAACTCCTGCTCAGAACAGTTTTGAGATGGGTCATAGGCATCCTGGATCTGCTGCACCAACTGGGCTTCGGATATACCGTCCTCACAGAGGAGTTGCGCCTGAGGCAACTCTTAGACATCGCAACCTTCCACAATTGAGAGTTCTGCAGGCTGAT GAAACTGCCATACTAGAGATGCCAGAATTTTATCAAATGGGAAATTTGATTGATCATCATAGAGAAATGCGGTTGGACATAGAGCACTTTTCTTATGAG GAGCTTCTTGCATTGGGAGAACGGATTGGCAATGTAAGTGTCGGGTTGTCAGAGGAAACCATCACAAGGCAGTTAAAgacaaaaacttatttattatcTTCTCCTAATATCAATCTGGAGGAGGCAGCTTCTGCGGATCAGGAAGCTGACTCTTGCATTATATGCCAG GATGATTATAAGAGCCAAGAGAAGATTGGAATCCTTGATTGTGGTCACGAGTACCATGCGAATTGCTTACAGAAGTGGCTGCTTGTGAAGAATGTCTGCCCCATTTGCAAATCTGAAGCATTGACCACAGGAGGGAAGCATGTATAG
- the LOC142639687 gene encoding uncharacterized protein LOC142639687, which produces MEKLAFALVTASRKLRHYFQAHAINVLTDHPLKKAMNKLKAAGRLIQWAVEFSEFDVRYQPKNAIKVQVLADFIAEFTPNQDELDEGDGVQRWVINVDGSSTLYAGGIGVILKSPEGDKLKYATRLQYQTTNNEAEYEALFKRLELAKSLRAESVVVQGDS; this is translated from the coding sequence ATGGAAAAATTAGCCTTTGCATTGGTCACAGCCTCTAGGAAGCTAAGGCATTACTTTCAGGCTCATGCCATCAATGTTTTGACAGATCATCCactaaagaaggcaatgaacaagctAAAAGCCGCAGGACGACTAATCCAATGGGCTGTAGAATttagtgagtttgatgtcagaTACCAACCAAAAAATGCGATAAAAGTACAAGTgttggcagatttcattgcggagttcacccCTAACCAGGACGAGTTAGACGAAGGGGACGGAGTTCAAAGGTGGGTCATCAATGTAGACGGCTCGTCCACTttatatgcaggagggattggagttatACTCAAgtccccggaaggagataagttGAAATACGCAACCCGCCTACAATACCAAACTACTAACAATGAAGCCGAATACGAAGCTCTTTTCAAAAGattagaattggctaagtctttGAGGGCAGAGTCAGTAGTCGTCCAAGGAGATTCTTAG